Sequence from the Pseudomonadota bacterium genome:
ACAGCCATGCCGCGCGCACCTCGCCGGCCCTGAGCCCGCGCCCGCCTCGCCGACGCGGGCCCATCCCTGCCCGGCCCAAATCGGGCAGGGACCCGTGCCGGAGGTCAGCCAGCGCCACCGCAGCTAGTCCGGCTCACGCTGGGCACGCCATCACCACTTCACGCGACTCATCGCACGCGACAGCTCCTCGTGCATGCCGTCGATCGTCGCGTCGATCTCCTGGTTTCCGGTCATGTACGCCTCGACGTGGCGCATCATGATCTCCTCCACCTGCGCGAAGTTCGGCGGCGCCAGCAACGGCTTCGCCTTGGCGGCAGCACCATAGAACAGCTCATGGTGCGCCGGGAATGCCGTCCAGACCGGCAGCTGCACGGCCGACCGCCGGCTCGGGATCGAGCGCACATTGCTGGCGACTTCCGCCTCGTATTCCCGGTCCATCAGCACCTTCATGAATTCCCAGGCCAGGGCCGGATTCTTCGTCGACTTGGTCATCGCCATGCCCATCACGCCGCAGATGTTCACCTGGGCGCGGTTGTACGGCACGACCTGCACGTCGGCCGCGGTGAACTTGGCGTCACGGAGAATCCGCATCAACGGATGCAGGCCCGAGATCATCGCCACTTGCCTGGCCGCGAATGGGCTGTAGCCAGGATCGTTGCGCGTGAAGGTGGGCGCCACCTTGTGCTTGTGGATCAGGTCGTGCAGGAAGACCAGCGATTCGCGGAATTTCGGATCCTTCACGTTGCTCTGCCGTCCGTCCGGCGTCAGCCGGTCGGTGTCGTTGGTCTGGAACCAGGTGCTGAGCGCGAATTGCCCGCCCGGAACGAAGTAGCCGTACTGGGTGATGCGCCCCGTGGCATCGCGTTTGGTCAGCTTCTGCGCCGTCTCCAACAGGTCGTTCCATTTCCAACCGGCGGCCGGGGGCGCCAGCCCGGCCTCCTGGAACATGTCGGTGTTGTAGACCGTCAGCACCGTGTTCCATTCCACCGGCACCAGCCTGAGCGAGTTCTGGTAGCGCAGCGCGTTCAGGAGGTTCGGCTCGACGTCCGCCAGCAGCTCCTGCGCGTCCGGATCGGTCTTGAGAATCTCCGCGAGGTCGCTGATCACGTCGCGGCTCACCAGCGTCGCCACACCCTCGGTCGCGATGTTGAGGATGTCCACGCTCTCGCCGCTGCCCAGCGCATTCATGAACTGGTTGATGTATTCGCCCCACGGATTGGTGGCGACGTACTGCACCTTGATCTCGACATTGGGGTAGCGCTGCTTGAACCGCGCCATCGCGTGGTTCATCTCCGAGATGTCGGCGTCGGTGGCCGGGCGGAACACGTTGAGCGTCGCCTTGATGTCCGTCGGCGGCGCGGCATGAGCCCTACGCAACGGCAAGGCGGCAAGGCTGATCAGACCGGTGGTGAAGGTGCGTCGTTTCATGGTCGTTTCCCCTTCGTTAGTCGGCCCGATTACCGGGCCGTTCACATTTGCGTCGCATCCGGCAGCGCGGCCACGCCCATTCCTGCCGCAGCCACCCGCAACACGTCTCCGCCCCGCAGCGTCTGCGCCGCGAAGCGCAAGGTGCCGTCCTCAACGCGCGCCGTCACTGCCGCATCGTTCAATGTGACCGTTGCTCGAGCCGCCTTCGGCAATGGCAGCCCGAGCGAGGCCAGTGGCGACTGCCCGCCGAGCACGCGCAGCGCGCAGCTTCCTTCTTCCAGGGTCACGGTTCCCCAGGCCAGGCCGTTCGACCAGATGCAGCGAAACGCCAGCCCGTCACGCAGCATCGGCGCGAAGCCGATATGCTGGCGGCGCGCATCGAAGCTGAAGCCCGATAGCG
This genomic interval carries:
- a CDS encoding extracellular solute-binding protein, whose amino-acid sequence is MKRRTFTTGLISLAALPLRRAHAAPPTDIKATLNVFRPATDADISEMNHAMARFKQRYPNVEIKVQYVATNPWGEYINQFMNALGSGESVDILNIATEGVATLVSRDVISDLAEILKTDPDAQELLADVEPNLLNALRYQNSLRLVPVEWNTVLTVYNTDMFQEAGLAPPAAGWKWNDLLETAQKLTKRDATGRITQYGYFVPGGQFALSTWFQTNDTDRLTPDGRQSNVKDPKFRESLVFLHDLIHKHKVAPTFTRNDPGYSPFAARQVAMISGLHPLMRILRDAKFTAADVQVVPYNRAQVNICGVMGMAMTKSTKNPALAWEFMKVLMDREYEAEVASNVRSIPSRRSAVQLPVWTAFPAHHELFYGAAAKAKPLLAPPNFAQVEEIMMRHVEAYMTGNQEIDATIDGMHEELSRAMSRVKW